The following proteins come from a genomic window of Archocentrus centrarchus isolate MPI-CPG fArcCen1 chromosome 3, fArcCen1, whole genome shotgun sequence:
- the polr2m gene encoding protein GRINL1A — MAGRERQGQVVDLGRLSKEELQELRLRQEKMLRNRKLLQTLPDKGQKIKDLRDKVCLAIEHHAEEERRQSLVSAAGTEFQYQQPFANQQHAASIEPAASHQNRQNVAVADDASQEMVTSPVSAQAHENHTLEGHQDLLVSGAAAAESMETAADGASLNADKTKEGDLVEALERVTLSETTTGGSSKSKDPLKSRDNHFLRKQPPTKPHYITVLENTERLPAPMKQKFKTNKLPHRNDTPPSGFLPPSQFFERSPRSPLSAQARRERDRKHLDDITAAKLPLLHHMPAQVISLEETAALLKEQTKKRQELQAKLAAQKLSEGLKVSMGSYTPDGGPMAAYREVHDEGAQLSSDED, encoded by the exons ATGGCTGGGAGAGAGCGCCAGGGACAGGTGGTAGACCTGGGACGCCTGAGTAAAGAAGAGCTCCAGGAGCTACGGCTTCGACAGGAAAAGATGCTCAGGAACAG GAAGTTATTGCAGACTCTTCCTGACAAAGGGCAAAAGATAAAAGACCTTAGAGACAAAGTGTGTCTTGCCATTGAACACCACgctgaggaggagaggagacagagcctaGTGTCTGCTGCGGGGACAGAGTTTCAGTACCAGCAGCCTTTTGCTAACCAACAACATGCTGCCTCTATCGAACCAGCAGCCTCACATCAAAACAGGCAAAATGTGGCTGTTGCAGATGATGCTTCACAGGAAATGGTGACCTCACCTGTCTCAGCTCAAGCACATGAAAACCACACTCTGGAAGGGCACCAGGACCTGTTGGTCTCTGGAGCGGCTGCTGCTGAATCCATGGAAACGGCGGCTGATGGGGCCTCTCTGAACGCTGATAAGACAAAAGAGGGTGACCTTGTGGAGGCCCTGGAAAGGGTCACGCTGTCTGAAACTACTACTGGTGGCAGCAGCAAATCCAAAGACCCATTAAAAAGCAGAGACAATCACTTTCTCAGAAAGCAGCCACCAACAAAGCCTCACTATATAACTGTCCTGGAAAACACAGAGAGGTTACCAGCTCCCATGAagcaaaaatttaaaacaaataa GCTGCCTCACAGAAACGACACCCCTCCATCAGGATTCTTGCCACCCAGTCAGTTTTTTGAACGCTCACCACGCTCACCACTGTCTGCGCAAGCCAGGAGGGAGCGGGACAGAAAACACCTGGATGACATCACTGCTGCCAAACTCCCTCTTCTCCATCACATGCCGGCCCAGGTTATATCTCTGGAAGAGACAGCCGCCCTCCTGAAGGAGCAAACCAAGAAGAGACAG gagttgcAGGCCAAGCTGGCAGCCCAGAAACTGTCTGAAGGATTGAAGGTCTCTATGGGGAGCTACACTCCTGACGGCGGCCCCATGGCTGCCTACAGAGAGGTTCACGATGAAGGAGCCCAGCTTTCCTCAGACGAAGACTGA
- the myzap gene encoding LOW QUALITY PROTEIN: myocardial zonula adherens protein (The sequence of the model RefSeq protein was modified relative to this genomic sequence to represent the inferred CDS: inserted 1 base in 1 codon) produces the protein MLRYGSRPTVSTTTTEDSPLSERRIRRLRLTLHDGENGNKEPKPENSDTTENEKDVSGTWKKKNGLIQRESPPGQESPQQHLGDMTNGVPETSLRHHGPKVYGVVQRTGSDRQEVMAREWTANHLQDEMRYIREVRDSLEKVRERMYGQFGGMQQSVQKLSQDLRAANAQKRSLESEVKIRTAAMESFDQMNSSLISANLSLQKSLLEDCQKRVNSRDEVKSLQSTCEKAQQKLRDTERELAAVQAENQTLRLQVESSQEANNKALKELSTKLEREYEEKLQEEQRKHREEIENLQAQLDEYIRRLEEAERNIKIAEAKIAERDQRIMEVERLLDCMGKEKSQLEKKLKECEQRLRLLELTDTTDATVAKRSKELQGEAGDLRERIKHLNDMVFCQQRKVKGMIEEVESLRAQVAQKDMFISELLDRIAIVECENNELEDKLKYFMSTQNKPREVLETREIGVGCDLLPRREAQRYDEPVQCEQTHLHSMQPPPSDHPPSPLKPPSPTQTLSPTQPSSPTHPLSLTPNPSLIEPSPPAQPSSSSPIQHPSFSLTLPTQPRTFKPNNLPPSRLESSLLRYTPVQYSRFLESSPSRERGMFSYTRSSESNPDVSPVQPGGDEVDKQVNRGTQSSPEESTSSSPSSRPRSGAPRVYTPFMKLXGNDITDKHRVKLK, from the exons ATGCTTCGCTACGGTTCAAGACCAACTGTTTCCACCACCACAACAGAGGACTCTCCTTTAAGTGAG AGGAGGATCAGACGCCTGAGGCTGACTCTGCATGACGGAGAAAATGGAAACAAGGAGCCAAAACCTGAAAACTCAGACACA ACTGAGAATGAAAAAGATGTGAGCGGGAcatggaagaagaagaatgggCTCATCCAAAGAGAAAGTCCACCTGGCCAGGAGTCACCTCAGCAG CACCTTGGGGACATGACCAATGGGGTGCCAGAGACCTCGCTGCGGCATCATGGGCCCAAAGTGTATGGTGTAGTGCAGAGGACAGGCTCGGACAGACAGGAGGTGATGGCTCGCGAGTGGACAGCCAATCACTTACAGGATGAGATGAGATATATCCGGGAG GTGAGAGATTCTCTTGAAAAAGTCAGAGAGCGGATGTATGGCCAGTTTGGAGGAATGCAGCAATCAGTGCAGAAGCTTTCACAGGATCTCAGG GCTGCCAATGCACAAAAGAGGAGTCTGGAGTCAGAGGTTAAGATCCGGACGGCAGCCATGGAGAGCTTTGATCAGATGAACAGCTCCCTCATATCTGCTAAcctcagcctgcag AAATCCCTTTTGGAGGACTGTCAGAAGAGAGTGAACTCAAGAGATGAGGTGAAGAGTTTGCAGAGCACCTGTGAGAAAGCACAACAAAAACTCAGAGACACGGAGCGTGAGCTGGCTGCAGTGCAGGCTGAAAACCAAACTTTGAGACTTCAG GTGGAGTCGTCACAGGAGGCCAACAATAAGGCGCTAAAGGAGCTCTCAACAAAGCTAGAGAGGGAGTACGAGGAAAAGCTGCAGGAGGAACAGCGCAAGCACAGGGAGGAGATTGAAAACCTACAG GCCCAACTCGATGAGTACATCAGACGACTCgaggaagcagagagaaacATCAAGATCGCAGAAGCCAAGATTGCTGAGAGGGACCAGAGGATCATGGAGGTGGAGCGTCTCCTGGACTGTATGGGAAAG GAAAAGAGCCAACTCGAAAAGAAGCTGAAGGAATGTGAACAGCGGCTTCGCTTGTTGGAGCTAACGGACACAACTGACGCAACTGTAGCCAAAAG ATCCAAAGAGCTGCAGGGTGAAGCAGGTGATCTCCGTGAGAGGATCAAACACTTGAACGACATGGTGTTCTGTCAACAGAGGAAGGTCAAAGGAATGATTGAGGAG GTCGAATCTCTGCGAGCTCAAGTTGCGCAGAAGGACATGTTCATCTCTGAGCTTCTGGACAGAATTGCAATAGTGGAGTGTGAG AATAATGAATTAGAAGACAAGCTCAAGTATTTTATGTCCACACAGAATAAGCCGCGAGAGGTTTTGGAAACCAGGGAGATAGGAGTAGGCTGCGATCTGCTCCCCAG ACGTGAAGCACAGAGGTatgatgaacctgttcagtgTGAACAAACTCATCTACATTCCATGCAGCCCCCACCATCTGATCATCCTCCATCACCACTGAAGCCTCCATCACCAACTCAAACGCTGTCACCCACACAGCCTTCATCACCCACTCATCCTCTATCACTTACACCAAACCCTTCCCTCATAGAGCCCTCACCCCCGGCACAACCCTCATCATCCTCTCCCATTCAACATCCATCATTCTCCCTAACATTGCCCACTCAACCAAGGACGTTTAAGCCAAATAACCTTCCCCCCAGTAGGCTGGAGTCCAGTTTACTAAGGTACACTCCTGTTCAGTACAGCCGCTTCCTGGAGTCCAGCCCCTCACGGGAACGTGGGATGTTCTCCTACACCCGCTCATCTGAGTCTAACCCTGATGTGAGTCCGGTCCAGCCTGGAGGGGATGAAGTAGACAAACAAGTAAACAGAGGCACGCAGTCAAGTCCAGAGGAGTCCACTTCATCTTCACCTTCTTCTCGACCACGATCAGGAGCACCTCGAGTTTACACGCCATTCATGAAGC ATGGAAATGACATCACAGATAAACATCGAGTGAAATTAAAGTAG